A window of Paenibacillus sp. 19GGS1-52 contains these coding sequences:
- a CDS encoding carbohydrate ABC transporter permease — MKNTERGILSQHDLKKTSNKVIYGIMVLVLLIMVFTMLYPILMTMFNGLKSNQEVNSFPPHFFPQEWHFSNLKDAMNYIDLPMFLRNTIYIFLGNMVVTLVVLGMASFSISRMNVPYKKAFYFFFLMTLFIPATSYMIPNFVNLKELGLLNQYAAFWLPAGANTFYFLLLKNFFDGLHPEIFEAARIDGASEPRSFFSIAVPLSIPIFATLAIFIFSTAWNDWFWPSLVMHSEDKYTLATAIYKYVINVKALNTNIKFAILFIVTLPPIIVFLIFQRFIMRGVALSAVKG; from the coding sequence ATGAAGAACACGGAAAGAGGCATACTTTCGCAGCATGATCTCAAAAAAACGAGCAACAAAGTAATTTACGGAATAATGGTTCTAGTTCTCCTTATTATGGTCTTTACCATGCTGTATCCGATACTCATGACGATGTTCAACGGCTTGAAGTCGAATCAGGAGGTCAACTCGTTTCCACCTCATTTTTTCCCGCAGGAATGGCATTTCAGCAATCTCAAGGATGCCATGAATTATATAGATCTGCCGATGTTCCTCAGGAACACGATTTATATTTTCCTCGGAAATATGGTTGTGACACTGGTGGTGCTGGGCATGGCTTCGTTTAGTATATCCCGGATGAATGTGCCCTACAAAAAAGCATTCTATTTCTTCTTCCTCATGACCTTATTTATTCCGGCGACCAGCTATATGATTCCGAACTTTGTGAATTTGAAGGAGCTTGGTCTGCTGAATCAGTATGCCGCCTTCTGGCTGCCTGCCGGAGCGAACACCTTTTATTTTCTGCTGCTGAAGAACTTTTTTGATGGACTTCATCCGGAAATCTTTGAAGCAGCACGCATCGACGGTGCCTCAGAGCCTAGAAGCTTTTTCTCCATTGCTGTGCCGTTGTCCATTCCAATCTTTGCAACACTGGCGATCTTTATCTTCTCTACGGCGTGGAATGACTGGTTCTGGCCATCTCTGGTCATGCATAGTGAGGATAAATATACGCTGGCGACAGCGATCTATAAATACGTCATTAATGTAAAAGCACTTAATACCAACATCAAATTTGCTATTCTGTTTATTGTTACCCTGCCGCCGATCATCGTCTTCCTGATCTTCCAAAGATTTATTATGCGTGGAGTCGCTTTATCGGCAGTAAAAGGCTGA
- the adhE gene encoding bifunctional acetaldehyde-CoA/alcohol dehydrogenase — MAVKNEVAAQVKQPTAEEYIQTVVDKAKKALAEFMLLDQEQVNNIVQAMALAGLDKHMYLAKLAVEETGRGVYEDKITKNIFSTEYIWHGIKYDKTVGVIEDNAYDAFQKIAEPVGIIMGITPVTNPTSTTMFKALISAKTRNPIIFGFHPSAQQCSSESARILRDAAVAAGAPENCIQWIEMPTMDKTNALMNNPDVALILATGGSAMVKAAYSCGKPALGVGPGNVPAFIEKSADIDQAVTDLILSKSFDNGMICASEQAVIIEEAIFDQVKKKMIANGCYFVNKEESAKLTSGAMNVEKCAVNPAIVGQSATKIAEMCGIQVPAGTKILVAELEGVGPKYPLSAEKLSPVLACYKVKNADQGIERAAQIVEFGGMGHSSAIHSNNEEVIMKFSHRLQTGRILVNSPSTHGAIGDIYNTNIPSLTLGCGSYGRNSVSQNVTAINLINVKRVNRRKVNMQWFKVPDKIYFEKDSTQYLTKMPDITRVAIITDPMMVKLGYVERVEHYLRQRQTPVAIEVFSEVEPDPSTTTVEKGTAMMNRFKPDCIIALGGGSPMDAAKGMWLFYEHPDADFNGLKQKFMDIRKRVYKFPELGKKAKFVAIPTTSGTGSEVTSFAVITDKTGENHIKYPLADYELTPDVAIIDPVFVYSLPKTAVADTGMDVLTHAIEAYVSVMASDYTDGLAIKAIQLVHQYLIKSALEADKLAREKMHNASTLAGMAFANAFLGINHSLAHKWGGQYHTAHGRTNAILMPHVIRYNAKKPSKFASFPKYSHFIADERYAEIARILGLPARTTEEGVNSLINMIRDMNKQLGIEESFQQLGFDPKDFESNVDYLADKAFEDQCTTANPKLPLVSELAEVYRDAFYGRFEN; from the coding sequence ATGGCAGTAAAGAATGAAGTCGCCGCCCAAGTTAAACAACCTACCGCTGAAGAATATATTCAAACGGTAGTTGACAAAGCAAAGAAAGCTTTAGCAGAATTCATGTTGCTCGACCAGGAACAAGTGAATAACATTGTTCAAGCCATGGCATTGGCTGGACTTGATAAACACATGTATTTGGCGAAATTGGCTGTCGAAGAAACAGGACGCGGAGTATACGAAGATAAGATCACGAAGAACATCTTCTCAACAGAATATATCTGGCACGGAATCAAGTACGACAAGACAGTAGGTGTTATCGAAGACAACGCTTATGACGCTTTCCAGAAGATTGCAGAACCAGTCGGAATCATTATGGGTATCACACCGGTAACTAACCCAACATCAACCACAATGTTTAAGGCCCTAATTTCCGCGAAGACACGTAACCCTATTATATTCGGTTTTCATCCATCTGCGCAACAGTGTAGCTCCGAATCCGCAAGAATTCTTCGTGACGCTGCTGTTGCAGCTGGCGCTCCTGAGAACTGTATTCAGTGGATTGAAATGCCTACAATGGACAAAACAAACGCATTGATGAATAACCCTGATGTTGCTCTGATTCTGGCAACTGGCGGATCGGCAATGGTTAAAGCAGCTTATAGCTGTGGCAAGCCGGCTCTCGGCGTAGGTCCTGGTAACGTGCCTGCCTTCATTGAGAAGAGCGCGGATATCGATCAGGCTGTAACTGACCTTATTCTTTCCAAATCTTTTGATAACGGCATGATCTGCGCATCCGAACAAGCAGTAATCATTGAAGAAGCTATCTTTGATCAAGTGAAGAAGAAAATGATCGCAAACGGCTGTTACTTCGTAAATAAAGAAGAATCTGCCAAACTGACTTCCGGCGCAATGAACGTTGAAAAATGTGCAGTTAACCCGGCAATTGTTGGACAATCTGCAACGAAGATCGCTGAAATGTGCGGAATCCAGGTTCCAGCTGGCACTAAGATCCTCGTAGCCGAACTTGAGGGCGTAGGTCCGAAATACCCGCTTTCTGCTGAGAAGCTCAGTCCTGTTCTAGCTTGCTACAAAGTAAAAAATGCTGATCAAGGTATCGAACGCGCAGCACAGATCGTTGAATTTGGAGGCATGGGTCACAGCTCAGCTATCCACTCCAACAACGAGGAAGTTATTATGAAATTCTCGCACCGTCTGCAAACCGGACGTATTCTTGTGAACTCTCCTTCTACACATGGAGCAATCGGTGATATTTACAATACAAATATTCCTTCTCTGACTCTGGGCTGTGGATCTTATGGTCGCAACTCGGTATCGCAGAACGTTACTGCCATCAACTTGATCAACGTGAAAAGGGTGAACCGTCGTAAAGTGAATATGCAATGGTTTAAAGTGCCGGATAAGATTTATTTTGAAAAGGATTCTACACAATACCTGACCAAAATGCCTGATATTACCCGTGTTGCTATTATCACTGACCCTATGATGGTTAAACTTGGATATGTAGAAAGAGTTGAACATTATCTGCGTCAACGCCAAACTCCGGTAGCTATCGAGGTCTTCTCGGAAGTTGAACCAGATCCTTCTACAACTACAGTTGAAAAAGGTACGGCTATGATGAACAGATTCAAGCCTGACTGCATCATCGCACTGGGCGGCGGTTCCCCAATGGACGCAGCCAAAGGAATGTGGTTGTTCTATGAACATCCAGATGCTGACTTTAACGGACTGAAACAGAAATTTATGGATATCCGCAAACGCGTTTACAAGTTCCCAGAATTGGGTAAAAAAGCGAAATTCGTTGCCATTCCAACAACTTCGGGTACAGGTTCGGAAGTAACTTCATTCGCTGTTATTACTGATAAAACTGGCGAAAACCACATTAAATATCCGTTGGCTGATTATGAGCTTACTCCGGATGTTGCGATCATCGATCCAGTATTTGTTTACAGTCTGCCTAAAACAGCTGTTGCCGATACAGGTATGGACGTATTGACACATGCGATCGAAGCTTATGTATCTGTAATGGCGAGTGACTACACTGATGGTCTGGCTATCAAAGCTATCCAGTTGGTACACCAATACCTGATCAAATCAGCGTTGGAAGCCGATAAACTTGCCCGCGAAAAAATGCACAACGCGTCGACACTAGCTGGTATGGCATTTGCCAATGCCTTCCTGGGTATCAACCATAGCTTAGCACATAAATGGGGCGGTCAATACCACACGGCTCACGGACGTACTAATGCCATCCTGATGCCACACGTAATCCGTTATAATGCGAAGAAACCATCGAAGTTCGCTTCGTTCCCTAAATACTCGCATTTTATAGCTGACGAGCGTTATGCTGAGATTGCCCGCATTTTGGGATTGCCTGCTCGTACTACTGAAGAAGGCGTAAACAGCTTGATTAACATGATTCGCGATATGAATAAACAGCTGGGTATTGAAGAATCATTCCAACAACTGGGCTTTGATCCAAAAGACTTTGAATCCAATGTAGATTACTTGGCTGATAAAGCTTTTGAAGATCAGTGCACGACTGCTAACCCTAAGCTTCCACTGGTTTCTGAACTGGCTGAAGTATACCGTGATGCATTCTACGGAAGATTCGAAAACTAA
- the pflB gene encoding formate C-acetyltransferase: protein MSVIEKDVQEVKSGWRGFTKGKWSRKVNVNDFIEKNILPYLGKEEFLAGATHNTKELWKLVSEMTKQEIANGGVLDVDVNTVSTIVSHKPGYIDKDKEQIVGVQTDAPFKRSIQPFGGIKMMIDACKAYGFELPQEIVDMFTNIRKTHNQGVFDAYTNEMRAVRKAGIITGLPDAYGRGRIIGDYRRIALYGIDFLVKDKKKDLLNLELDSMSEDLIRLREEVSEQIRALGELKKMAEMHGFDISKPANTAKEAFQWVYFGYLAAIKEQNGAAMSLGRVSSFLDIYVERDLAEGVLSEEQAQELVDHFVMKLRIVKFLRTPDYNDLFSGDPTWVTESIGGMSVNGETRVTKNSFRFLHTLYNLGPAPEPNLTVLWSEKLPDGFKKFCAKVSIETSAIQYENDDLMRPIYGDDYGIACCVSAMRIGKQMQFFGARANLAKALLYAINGGVDEKSGVQVGPEMPRITSDILDYDEVMLRFKAMMEWLAKTYVNTLNVIHYMHDKYSYERVEMALHDRDILRTMACGIAGLSVAADSLSAIKFAKVKPIRNEQGIAIDFATEGEFPCYGNNDDAVDSIAVELVESFMTMIRKHHTYRDSLPTQSILTITSNVVYGKKTGTTPDGRKKGEPFAPGANPMHGRDKKGALASLSSVAKLPYEDSMDGISNTFSIVPKALGKEEEGRKSNLVSMLDGYFNSKGHHLNVNVFAREQLLDAMEHPENYPQLTIRVSGYAVNFVKLTREQQMDVVTRTFHGAM from the coding sequence ATGTCGGTGATCGAAAAAGATGTACAAGAGGTTAAGTCGGGATGGCGCGGATTTACAAAAGGCAAATGGTCAAGAAAAGTAAACGTTAATGATTTTATTGAGAAGAACATTTTACCTTACCTGGGCAAGGAAGAATTCCTTGCAGGCGCAACTCACAATACCAAAGAACTTTGGAAACTTGTTTCCGAAATGACTAAGCAAGAAATTGCTAATGGTGGCGTTCTTGATGTGGATGTTAACACTGTATCCACTATTGTATCGCATAAACCTGGATACATTGACAAAGACAAGGAACAAATTGTCGGCGTTCAAACAGATGCACCTTTCAAACGTTCGATCCAACCATTTGGCGGTATTAAAATGATGATCGATGCTTGTAAAGCCTATGGCTTCGAGCTTCCACAAGAAATTGTTGATATGTTCACGAATATTCGCAAAACGCATAACCAAGGCGTGTTTGATGCATATACCAATGAGATGAGAGCAGTCCGCAAAGCAGGTATTATTACTGGTCTTCCTGATGCTTACGGCCGCGGTCGTATTATCGGTGACTACCGTCGTATAGCTCTTTACGGTATTGATTTCCTTGTTAAAGACAAGAAAAAAGACCTTCTTAATCTTGAATTGGATTCAATGAGCGAAGATCTAATCCGTCTTCGTGAAGAAGTTTCCGAACAAATTCGCGCTCTTGGCGAACTTAAGAAAATGGCTGAAATGCATGGCTTCGATATTTCCAAACCTGCTAACACAGCTAAAGAAGCTTTCCAATGGGTATACTTCGGCTACCTGGCAGCAATCAAAGAACAGAACGGTGCGGCAATGTCTCTTGGACGCGTATCCTCATTCCTTGATATCTATGTTGAACGGGATCTTGCAGAAGGCGTTCTGAGTGAAGAACAAGCACAAGAACTGGTTGATCATTTCGTAATGAAACTTCGTATTGTTAAGTTCCTACGTACACCTGATTACAACGATTTGTTCAGCGGTGACCCTACTTGGGTTACAGAATCCATCGGTGGTATGTCAGTTAACGGAGAAACTCGTGTTACGAAGAACAGTTTCCGCTTCCTGCACACTCTTTACAATCTGGGACCAGCACCAGAACCGAACCTTACTGTTCTGTGGTCCGAGAAATTGCCTGATGGTTTTAAGAAATTCTGTGCTAAGGTTTCTATTGAAACTAGTGCAATTCAATACGAGAACGATGATTTGATGCGTCCGATTTACGGCGACGATTACGGGATCGCTTGTTGTGTATCCGCAATGCGTATCGGTAAACAAATGCAGTTCTTTGGTGCTCGTGCCAACTTGGCAAAAGCATTGCTGTATGCAATAAACGGTGGTGTCGATGAAAAGTCCGGCGTACAAGTTGGACCTGAAATGCCGCGTATTACTTCCGATATTCTTGACTATGATGAAGTTATGTTACGCTTCAAAGCAATGATGGAATGGCTTGCAAAGACTTATGTAAACACATTGAATGTTATTCACTATATGCATGACAAATATTCCTACGAACGTGTTGAAATGGCTTTACATGACCGTGATATTCTACGGACAATGGCTTGTGGTATCGCTGGTCTGTCGGTTGCAGCTGACTCCCTGAGTGCTATCAAATTTGCTAAAGTAAAACCTATCCGTAACGAACAAGGAATTGCTATTGACTTCGCAACTGAAGGCGAATTCCCTTGCTACGGTAACAATGACGACGCTGTGGATAGCATCGCAGTAGAACTGGTAGAATCTTTCATGACTATGATTCGTAAACATCACACTTACCGTGACTCTCTGCCAACACAATCAATACTGACAATTACTTCAAATGTAGTATACGGTAAGAAGACTGGTACTACTCCTGACGGACGTAAAAAAGGTGAACCATTCGCACCAGGTGCTAACCCTATGCACGGACGTGATAAGAAAGGTGCTTTGGCTTCCCTGAGTTCCGTAGCCAAATTACCGTACGAAGATAGCATGGATGGTATCTCCAACACCTTCTCTATCGTGCCAAAAGCACTGGGTAAAGAAGAAGAAGGACGTAAATCCAACCTTGTATCTATGCTTGATGGATACTTTAACAGCAAAGGTCATCACCTGAATGTTAACGTATTTGCCCGCGAACAATTACTGGATGCTATGGAGCACCCAGAGAATTATCCGCAATTGACTATCCGCGTATCTGGCTATGCAGTTAACTTTGTTAAGTTGACACGCGAGCAACAAATGGATGTTGTTACACGTACTTTCCATGGTGCAATGTAA
- the pflA gene encoding pyruvate formate-lyase-activating protein: protein MAKGRIHSLETFGTVDGPGIRFVLFMQGCLLKCQYCHNPDTWELNEGNEMSLEEVLSEIEPYLHYYRSSGGGLTVSGGEPTLQAHFVKELFTEVKKRWNLHTTLDTNGYNEGDKINDLLDVTDLVLLDLKHIDDEAHIKLTGKSNERTLKLARWLSDHNRKMWIRHVYVPGIHNREEDLINLGRFIGTLNGVEKFEILPYHQMGIYKWQSMGKPYELEGVPSPSEEEVQRAYRLIEEGRKQTALV, encoded by the coding sequence ATGGCTAAAGGACGTATACATTCCTTAGAAACTTTTGGAACCGTTGACGGCCCAGGTATTCGTTTTGTTCTATTCATGCAAGGTTGCTTATTGAAATGTCAGTACTGTCATAATCCAGACACATGGGAACTGAATGAAGGTAATGAAATGAGCCTTGAAGAGGTACTGTCTGAGATAGAACCTTATTTGCATTACTATCGTTCCTCAGGTGGAGGATTGACTGTATCAGGTGGAGAACCAACACTCCAAGCACATTTTGTAAAAGAACTATTCACCGAAGTGAAGAAACGCTGGAATTTGCACACTACACTTGATACTAATGGTTATAACGAAGGCGATAAGATCAATGATCTGTTAGATGTTACTGATTTGGTGTTGCTGGATTTAAAGCACATTGATGATGAAGCTCATATTAAACTCACAGGTAAATCTAATGAACGTACGCTGAAGCTTGCTCGATGGTTGTCTGATCACAATCGCAAGATGTGGATTCGTCACGTCTATGTTCCTGGCATTCATAATCGCGAAGAGGACTTAATTAACTTGGGCCGCTTCATAGGGACCTTGAATGGTGTAGAGAAATTTGAGATTTTACCTTACCATCAAATGGGTATCTACAAATGGCAGAGTATGGGTAAACCATACGAGCTGGAAGGTGTCCCATCTCCATCAGAAGAAGAAGTGCAGCGTGCTTATCGGCTGATTGAAGAAGGACGTAAACAGACTGCGTTAGTATAA
- a CDS encoding extracellular solute-binding protein, with translation MRKFSSVLACLLVTGTLLSACGGNNNNNGNAQGNKEGEASPAVTNAATDNASSATEAPADDITQRKVTIKIHYPTPDLTEIRAQEDDKIKRFQAEYPNVEIVKDDWQYNVSEIGVKMAANEAPTFFNTYATEAKFLVEKGWVADITDLWNKYEFKDQINPVLQNQFIIDGKVFGVTQKGYVTTTMINKKMLDDKGVAVPPMDWTWDDMLNTAKGVADTKKGISGIAPMGKGNEAGWNWTNFLFEAGGDIQKIDGGKVVATFNSDAGIKALDFYKKLRWEANAIPQDWALGWGDAVGAFQQGRTAMVMAGSDGVIEQALNQGGMKPEDVLTYPMPAAEKGGKHTGVLGGDYLVINPNATKDEQEMAFRYITFDYFSDKGLEALDAVLQQRTTDGKYFIPPLLDYYSADSDFGKKTKAVYDKYTNVYQYSPDIMALLDGKPEAQYNTQDYYATMSNVIQELFSKKGTDSKAQLDAAAKTVQTKFFDTIKVE, from the coding sequence ATGCGTAAATTTTCCAGCGTGTTAGCATGCCTCCTTGTGACCGGCACATTGTTGTCCGCCTGCGGCGGTAACAATAATAACAACGGTAACGCACAGGGAAACAAGGAAGGGGAAGCATCTCCGGCAGTAACCAATGCCGCAACTGATAACGCCAGCAGCGCAACCGAAGCGCCAGCGGATGATATCACCCAGAGAAAAGTAACCATTAAGATTCACTATCCTACGCCTGACCTGACAGAGATAAGAGCACAGGAAGATGACAAGATCAAGCGTTTCCAAGCAGAATATCCAAATGTAGAGATCGTTAAAGATGACTGGCAGTACAATGTAAGTGAAATCGGAGTTAAGATGGCGGCTAATGAAGCACCAACTTTCTTTAATACCTACGCTACTGAAGCTAAATTCCTGGTGGAAAAAGGCTGGGTTGCTGACATCACTGATCTGTGGAATAAATACGAATTCAAAGATCAAATTAATCCGGTGCTGCAGAATCAATTCATTATTGATGGCAAAGTATTCGGGGTCACGCAAAAGGGTTATGTTACAACTACGATGATTAATAAGAAAATGCTCGACGACAAAGGTGTTGCGGTTCCGCCTATGGATTGGACCTGGGACGATATGCTGAATACTGCCAAAGGTGTAGCTGATACCAAAAAAGGCATCTCCGGTATCGCACCCATGGGTAAAGGCAACGAAGCAGGTTGGAACTGGACCAACTTCCTGTTTGAAGCAGGCGGCGATATCCAAAAGATTGATGGTGGCAAGGTTGTCGCAACCTTCAATTCTGATGCAGGCATCAAAGCACTGGATTTCTACAAAAAGCTGAGATGGGAAGCCAATGCGATTCCTCAGGACTGGGCACTGGGCTGGGGTGATGCTGTAGGCGCATTCCAACAAGGACGTACGGCTATGGTTATGGCTGGCTCCGACGGTGTAATTGAGCAAGCCTTGAATCAAGGTGGAATGAAGCCTGAGGATGTGCTTACGTACCCAATGCCAGCTGCTGAAAAAGGCGGCAAGCATACCGGTGTACTCGGCGGCGATTATCTCGTCATCAATCCTAATGCCACAAAAGATGAGCAAGAAATGGCTTTCCGCTATATTACCTTCGATTATTTCTCTGACAAAGGCTTAGAAGCACTCGATGCTGTGTTACAACAACGGACAACAGACGGTAAATATTTCATTCCACCGCTTCTGGATTACTATTCCGCAGATTCCGATTTCGGCAAGAAAACAAAAGCTGTCTACGATAAGTATACCAATGTCTACCAATATAGCCCTGACATCATGGCTCTGTTGGACGGCAAACCGGAAGCGCAATACAATACGCAAGATTACTATGCAACAATGTCTAACGTTATTCAGGAGCTGTTCTCCAAAAAAGGCACAGATTCCAAAGCTCAGCTGGATGCTGCAGCCAAAACCGTACAAACGAAATTTTTTGATACTATTAAAGTGGAGTAG